One stretch of Prunus persica cultivar Lovell chromosome G1, Prunus_persica_NCBIv2, whole genome shotgun sequence DNA includes these proteins:
- the LOC18789234 gene encoding uncharacterized protein LOC18789234 isoform X2, with the protein MAFKDSNERGVGLQPSSFNMEDVELNTNWEDVTCPICLDFPHNGVLLQCSSYEKGCHAFVCDTNHLHSNCLDRFKSAYGMSSPSKSDVSPAVNTEQMASEEDCRPTCPLCRGEVTGWVVVDKARRHLDVKKRCCEEHQCTFMGTYLELQKHAQLEHPHSRPSKIDPARQLDWDNFQQSSEIIDVLSTIHSEVPRGVVLGDYVIEYGDDETGDEFEDFHGDERNWWTSCILYQVFDNLRNSRNRRRSRVGDARRGSRRASYDNSNSDEGSVTSVEFPEYRADETDDDFMSTNGSSRGGSSHRSA; encoded by the exons ATGGCCTTTAAAGATTCTAATGAAAGAGGAGTTGGGCTTCAACCAAGTTCATTCAATATGGAAGATGTTGAATTAAATACAAATTGGGAAGATGTGACTTGTCCTATATGTTTGGATTTCCCTCACAACGGTGTACTCCTTCAGTGCTCATCTTATGAGAAAGGATGCCATGCTTTTGTTTGTGATACAAACCACTTACACTCCAATTGTTTAGACCGTTTCAAAAGTGCATATGGTATGTCATCTCCTTCAAAATCTGATGTGAGTCCTGCAGTAAATACTGAACAAATGGCATCAGAAGAAGATTGCAGGCCTACTTGTCCCTTGTGTAGGGGGGAAGTTACTGGGTGGGTTGTTGTTGACAAGGCTCGTAGACATCTAGATGTGAAGAAGCGTTGTTGTGAGGAGCATCAATGTACGTTTATGGGTACATACTTGGAATTACAAAAACATGCTCAACTAGAGCATCCTCATTCTCGTCCTTCAAAAATTGATCCTGCTCGGCAGCTTGATTGGGATAATTTCCAGCAGTCCTCCGAGATCATAGATGTTTTGAGCACTATTCATTCCGAAGTCCCTCGTGGGGTGGTTTTAGGAGACTATGTGATTGAATATGGTGATGATGAGACTGGAGATGAGTTTGAGGACTTCCATGGGGACGAACGTAACTGGTGGACCTCCTGTATCTTATATCAGGTTTTTGATAACTTACGAAATTCTAGAAACAGAAGAAGGTCAAGAGTTGGTGACGCAAGAAGAGGAAGTCGCCGAGCAAGCTACGATAATTCGAATTCTGATGAAGGTTCTGTGACATCTGTTGAATTCCCTGAGTATAGAGCAGATGAGACTGATGATGATTTTATGAGTACAAATGGCTCCTCCAGGGGTGGCTCCAGTCATCGCAG TGCTTAA
- the LOC18789234 gene encoding uncharacterized protein LOC18789234 isoform X3, whose translation MAFKDSNERGVGLQPSSFNMEDVELNTNWEDVTCPICLDFPHNGVLLQCSSYEKGCHAFVCDTNHLHSNCLDRFKSAYGMSSPSKSDVSPAVNTEQMASEEDCRPTCPLCRGEVTGWVVVDKARRHLDVKKRCCEEHQCTFMGTYLELQKHAQLEHPHSRPSKIDPARQLDWDNFQQSSEIIDVLSTIHSEVPRGVVLGDYVIEYGDDETGDEFEDFHGDERNWWTSCILYQVFDNLRNSRNRRRSRVGDARRGSRRASYDNSNSDEGSVTSVEFPEYRADETDDDFMSTNGSSRGGSSHRR comes from the exons ATGGCCTTTAAAGATTCTAATGAAAGAGGAGTTGGGCTTCAACCAAGTTCATTCAATATGGAAGATGTTGAATTAAATACAAATTGGGAAGATGTGACTTGTCCTATATGTTTGGATTTCCCTCACAACGGTGTACTCCTTCAGTGCTCATCTTATGAGAAAGGATGCCATGCTTTTGTTTGTGATACAAACCACTTACACTCCAATTGTTTAGACCGTTTCAAAAGTGCATATGGTATGTCATCTCCTTCAAAATCTGATGTGAGTCCTGCAGTAAATACTGAACAAATGGCATCAGAAGAAGATTGCAGGCCTACTTGTCCCTTGTGTAGGGGGGAAGTTACTGGGTGGGTTGTTGTTGACAAGGCTCGTAGACATCTAGATGTGAAGAAGCGTTGTTGTGAGGAGCATCAATGTACGTTTATGGGTACATACTTGGAATTACAAAAACATGCTCAACTAGAGCATCCTCATTCTCGTCCTTCAAAAATTGATCCTGCTCGGCAGCTTGATTGGGATAATTTCCAGCAGTCCTCCGAGATCATAGATGTTTTGAGCACTATTCATTCCGAAGTCCCTCGTGGGGTGGTTTTAGGAGACTATGTGATTGAATATGGTGATGATGAGACTGGAGATGAGTTTGAGGACTTCCATGGGGACGAACGTAACTGGTGGACCTCCTGTATCTTATATCAGGTTTTTGATAACTTACGAAATTCTAGAAACAGAAGAAGGTCAAGAGTTGGTGACGCAAGAAGAGGAAGTCGCCGAGCAAGCTACGATAATTCGAATTCTGATGAAGGTTCTGTGACATCTGTTGAATTCCCTGAGTATAGAGCAGATGAGACTGATGATGATTTTATGAGTACAAATGGCTCCTCCAGGGGTGGCTCCAGTCATCGCAG GTGA
- the LOC18788275 gene encoding HBS1-like protein isoform X2: protein MPRKVNYGVDYDDDYDVYDDYDYDDDSVIKKNGKALESKRETERPEVWRCSICTYDNEGSMSACDICGVLRNPVVKSNSDKKTAPFKFDVPSPDDLVSNGLWSSRTGSKASVNDLKSSKVSSKVAKKNGAVSGQSSAEWSDSSSAIEQRSKQDRFDEGNQLENQTVSYHDGSSDIITLQANGRLSDSSSAPQPRSRHDSVDGSTNSSVIRGKQQSVTSGLKNLDLDARSGSSNNVNVRGSHSQADYKPENWMLPDQAVDTLTQLNLAIVGHVDSGKSTLSGRLLHLLGRISKKEMHKYEKEAKLQGKGSFAYAWALDESAEERERGITMTVAVAYFDSRKYHVVVLDSPGHKDFVPNMISGATQADAAILLIDASVGAFEAGVDGSKGQTKEHAQLIRSFGVDQIIVAVNKMDIVEYSKDRFDLIKQRLGTFLRSCGFKDSLVSWIPLSAMENQNLVEAPSDVRFSSWYHGPYLLDAIDSLQPPTREFSKPLLMPICDVIKSSSQGQVSACGKLEAGALRSGFKVLVMPSGELGTVRSLERDSQACVIARAGDNVAVTLQGIDGGHVMAGGVLCHPGFPVAVAKHLEMKVLVLDVTTPILIGSQLEFHIHHAKEAARVVKISSLLDPKTGKVARKAPRCLTAKQNAIVEVVLHQPVCVEEFSNSRALGRAFLRALGSTIAVGIVTRIIEEQK, encoded by the exons ATGCCTCGTAAAGTAAACTACGgagttgattatgatgatgacTACGATGTCTATGACGattatgattatgatgatgattCTGTCATAAAAAAGAATG GCAAAGCACTTGAGTCAAAGCGGGAAACTGAAAGGCCTGAGGTCTGGCGTTGTTCCATTTGCACGTACGACAATGAGGGGAGCATGTCTGCATGCGACATTTGTGGGGTTCTTCGAAACCCTGTGGTGAAAAGCAATAGTGATAAGAAAACAG CTCCTTTCAAGTTTGATGTTCCATCCCCAGATGATTTGGTTTCTAATGGATTGTGGTCCTCTAGAACGGGTTCAAAAG CCAGTGTTAATGACTTGAAATCTTCAAAAGTTTCCTCGAAGGTTGCTAAGAAGAATGGTGCAGTTAGTGGACAATCAAGTGCTGAATGGTCAGATAGCTCCTCTGCAATAGAGCAAAGAAGTAAACAAGATAGATTTGATGAGGGAAACCAGTTGGAGAATCAGACAGTCAGCTATCATGATGGAAGTAGTGACATAATTACTTTACAAGCAAATGGTAGATTGTCTGATAGTTCGTCGGCACCGCAGCCAAGAAGCAGACATGACAGTGTGGATGGGAGCACAAATTCTTCTGTGATTAGGGGCAAGCAGCAGAGTGTTACCAGTGGCTTGaaaaatttggatttggatgcTAGATCTGGATCTTCTAATAATGTTAATGTTAGAGGATCTCATTCACAAGCGGACTACAAACCTGAAAATTGGATGCTCCCTGACCAAGCTGTAGATACACTGACTCAACTAAATCTTGCAATA GTTGGCCATGTTGATTCTGGAAAATCAACACTCTCAGGTAGACTGCTTCATCTTTTGGGAAGGATATCTAAAAAAGAAATGCACAAATATGAGAAAGAGGCGAAGTTACAG GGTAAGGGCTCTTTCGCATATGCTTGGGCATTGGATGAGAGTGCagaagaaagggaaagagGAATAACTATGACAGTGGCCGTTGCATATTTTGATTCCAGAAAATATCATGTTGTTGTGCTTGACTCCCCTGGCCATAAAGATTTTGTTCCAAACATGATATCTGGGGCAACACAAGCTGATGCCGCGATACTTCTCATAGATGCTTCAGTTGGCGCATTCGAAGCTGGTGTGGATGGTAGCAAGGGACAGACAAAGGAGCATGCACAACTTATCAGAAGCTTTGGTGTTGATCAAATTATAGTTGCCGTGAACAAGATGGATATTGTTGAGTACTCCAAGGATcggtttgatttgattaaacAGAGACTTGGAACATTTCTCCGTTCCTGTGGCTTCAAAGATTCTTTGGTGTCTTGGATTCCACTGAGTGCCATGGAAAATCAGAATTTGGTAGAAGCTCCTTCTGATGTCCGTTTTTCTTCTTG GTACCATGGACCTTACCTGTTGGATGCAATTGATTCCCTCCAACCTCCCACAAGAGAGTTTTCAAAGCCACTGCTCATGCCTATATGTGATGTCATTAAATCTTCTTCACAAGGACAGGTATCTGCTTGTGGTAAATTGGAAGCGGGAGCTCTCCGAAGTGGATTCAAG GTTCTGGTTATGCCTTCGGGAGAATTAGGGACCGTACGCTCTTTAGAACGTGACTCTCAGGCTTGTGTAATTGCGAGAGCTGGAGACAATGTGGCTGTTACTCTGCAAGGCATAGATGGAGGTCATGTGATGGCAGGAGGTGTGCTCTGTCACCCTGGTTTCCCAGTTGCAGTTGCAAAACATTTGGAAATGAAGGTGCTGGTTTTGGATGTTACAACCCCAATTTTAATTGGCTCTCAG TTGGAATTTCACATACACCATGCAAAGGAGGCTGCCAGAGTTGTAAAAATATCGTCATTACTTGATCCCAAGACTGGCAAAGTGGCAAGAAAGGCTCCTCGCTGTCTTACTGCAAAGCAGAACGCCATTGTAGAG GTTGTTTTGCACCAGCCAGTTTGTGTGGAAGAGTTCTCTAATTCCAGAGCCCTTGGGAGGGCATTTTTAAGGGCATTAGGAAGCACTATTGCCGTTGGCATTGTAACCCGGATTATAGAGGAGCAGAAATAG
- the LOC18789387 gene encoding uncharacterized protein LOC18789387, with translation MHSSGCEILFAKATTNAPAIIFLDEIDSLSAIRQGLASDRVTSQLFFELEDLHARDDVIVIAATRRPDKHSQHKQVFKPWKVETFEEDGILVLEFGETLPIGPGVLGIGFEGILNDKMKGYIEGVFFEFWVC, from the exons ATGCATTCAAGCG GCTGTGAAATCCTGTTTGCAAAGGCAACGACTAATGCCCCAGCAATCATATTCTTGGATGAAATTGACAGTCTTTCTGCTATTCGTCAGGGTTTAGCTTCAGATAGGGTTACAAGTCAGCTCTTTTTTGAATTGGAAGATTTGCATGCAAGAGATGATGTCATTGTTATTGCTGCTACAAGAAGGCCggacaaacactctcaacacAAG CAGGTTTTCAAGCCTTGGAAAGTTGAGACATTTGAAGAAGATgggattttggttttggagtttgGAGAGACACTTCCCATTGGACCAGGAGTTCTGGGTATTGGGTTTGAAGGAATTTTGAATGACAAGATGAAGGGATATATAGAAGGTGTGTTCTTTGAATTCTGGGTTTGTTAA
- the LOC18789234 gene encoding uncharacterized protein LOC18789234 isoform X1 has translation MAFKDSNERGVGLQPSSFNMEDVELNTNWEDVTCPICLDFPHNGVLLQCSSYEKGCHAFVCDTNHLHSNCLDRFKSAYGMSSPSKSDVSPAVNTEQMASEEDCRPTCPLCRGEVTGWVVVDKARRHLDVKKRCCEEHQCTFMGTYLELQKHAQLEHPHSRPSKIDPARQLDWDNFQQSSEIIDVLSTIHSEVPRGVVLGDYVIEYGDDETGDEFEDFHGDERNWWTSCILYQVFDNLRNSRNRRRSRVGDARRGSRRASYDNSNSDEGSVTSVEFPEYRADETDDDFMSTNGSSRGGSSHRSSRRRRSRFYDN, from the exons ATGGCCTTTAAAGATTCTAATGAAAGAGGAGTTGGGCTTCAACCAAGTTCATTCAATATGGAAGATGTTGAATTAAATACAAATTGGGAAGATGTGACTTGTCCTATATGTTTGGATTTCCCTCACAACGGTGTACTCCTTCAGTGCTCATCTTATGAGAAAGGATGCCATGCTTTTGTTTGTGATACAAACCACTTACACTCCAATTGTTTAGACCGTTTCAAAAGTGCATATGGTATGTCATCTCCTTCAAAATCTGATGTGAGTCCTGCAGTAAATACTGAACAAATGGCATCAGAAGAAGATTGCAGGCCTACTTGTCCCTTGTGTAGGGGGGAAGTTACTGGGTGGGTTGTTGTTGACAAGGCTCGTAGACATCTAGATGTGAAGAAGCGTTGTTGTGAGGAGCATCAATGTACGTTTATGGGTACATACTTGGAATTACAAAAACATGCTCAACTAGAGCATCCTCATTCTCGTCCTTCAAAAATTGATCCTGCTCGGCAGCTTGATTGGGATAATTTCCAGCAGTCCTCCGAGATCATAGATGTTTTGAGCACTATTCATTCCGAAGTCCCTCGTGGGGTGGTTTTAGGAGACTATGTGATTGAATATGGTGATGATGAGACTGGAGATGAGTTTGAGGACTTCCATGGGGACGAACGTAACTGGTGGACCTCCTGTATCTTATATCAGGTTTTTGATAACTTACGAAATTCTAGAAACAGAAGAAGGTCAAGAGTTGGTGACGCAAGAAGAGGAAGTCGCCGAGCAAGCTACGATAATTCGAATTCTGATGAAGGTTCTGTGACATCTGTTGAATTCCCTGAGTATAGAGCAGATGAGACTGATGATGATTTTATGAGTACAAATGGCTCCTCCAGGGGTGGCTCCAGTCATCGCAG TTCACGTAGACGTCGTTCTCGCTTCTATGACAATTAG
- the LOC18788275 gene encoding HBS1-like protein isoform X1, whose protein sequence is MPRKVNYGVDYDDDYDVYDDYDYDDDSVIKKNGKALESKRETERPEVWRCSICTYDNEGSMSACDICGVLRNPVVKSNSDKKTVEGRCKDSGASIMAKSLFASLPCQIPKQAVLFHQQKDDFVIEEGNNFHKLGDFQGPIHEFYNAFNIHNNHHINIAPFKFDVPSPDDLVSNGLWSSRTGSKASVNDLKSSKVSSKVAKKNGAVSGQSSAEWSDSSSAIEQRSKQDRFDEGNQLENQTVSYHDGSSDIITLQANGRLSDSSSAPQPRSRHDSVDGSTNSSVIRGKQQSVTSGLKNLDLDARSGSSNNVNVRGSHSQADYKPENWMLPDQAVDTLTQLNLAIVGHVDSGKSTLSGRLLHLLGRISKKEMHKYEKEAKLQGKGSFAYAWALDESAEERERGITMTVAVAYFDSRKYHVVVLDSPGHKDFVPNMISGATQADAAILLIDASVGAFEAGVDGSKGQTKEHAQLIRSFGVDQIIVAVNKMDIVEYSKDRFDLIKQRLGTFLRSCGFKDSLVSWIPLSAMENQNLVEAPSDVRFSSWYHGPYLLDAIDSLQPPTREFSKPLLMPICDVIKSSSQGQVSACGKLEAGALRSGFKVLVMPSGELGTVRSLERDSQACVIARAGDNVAVTLQGIDGGHVMAGGVLCHPGFPVAVAKHLEMKVLVLDVTTPILIGSQLEFHIHHAKEAARVVKISSLLDPKTGKVARKAPRCLTAKQNAIVEVVLHQPVCVEEFSNSRALGRAFLRALGSTIAVGIVTRIIEEQK, encoded by the exons ATGCCTCGTAAAGTAAACTACGgagttgattatgatgatgacTACGATGTCTATGACGattatgattatgatgatgattCTGTCATAAAAAAGAATG GCAAAGCACTTGAGTCAAAGCGGGAAACTGAAAGGCCTGAGGTCTGGCGTTGTTCCATTTGCACGTACGACAATGAGGGGAGCATGTCTGCATGCGACATTTGTGGGGTTCTTCGAAACCCTGTGGTGAAAAGCAATAGTGATAAGAAAACAG TTGAAGGCAGATGCAAAGATTCTGGAGCATCCATAATGGCCAAGTCTCTTTTTGCATCATTGCCGTGCCAGATACCCAAACAGGCTGTACTATTTCATCAGCAGAAAGATGATTTTGTGATAGAAGAGGGCAATAATTTCCACAAGCTTGGGGATTTCCAAGGACCTATTCATGAATTCTATAATGCGTTTAACATTCATAACAATCACCATATTAATATAG CTCCTTTCAAGTTTGATGTTCCATCCCCAGATGATTTGGTTTCTAATGGATTGTGGTCCTCTAGAACGGGTTCAAAAG CCAGTGTTAATGACTTGAAATCTTCAAAAGTTTCCTCGAAGGTTGCTAAGAAGAATGGTGCAGTTAGTGGACAATCAAGTGCTGAATGGTCAGATAGCTCCTCTGCAATAGAGCAAAGAAGTAAACAAGATAGATTTGATGAGGGAAACCAGTTGGAGAATCAGACAGTCAGCTATCATGATGGAAGTAGTGACATAATTACTTTACAAGCAAATGGTAGATTGTCTGATAGTTCGTCGGCACCGCAGCCAAGAAGCAGACATGACAGTGTGGATGGGAGCACAAATTCTTCTGTGATTAGGGGCAAGCAGCAGAGTGTTACCAGTGGCTTGaaaaatttggatttggatgcTAGATCTGGATCTTCTAATAATGTTAATGTTAGAGGATCTCATTCACAAGCGGACTACAAACCTGAAAATTGGATGCTCCCTGACCAAGCTGTAGATACACTGACTCAACTAAATCTTGCAATA GTTGGCCATGTTGATTCTGGAAAATCAACACTCTCAGGTAGACTGCTTCATCTTTTGGGAAGGATATCTAAAAAAGAAATGCACAAATATGAGAAAGAGGCGAAGTTACAG GGTAAGGGCTCTTTCGCATATGCTTGGGCATTGGATGAGAGTGCagaagaaagggaaagagGAATAACTATGACAGTGGCCGTTGCATATTTTGATTCCAGAAAATATCATGTTGTTGTGCTTGACTCCCCTGGCCATAAAGATTTTGTTCCAAACATGATATCTGGGGCAACACAAGCTGATGCCGCGATACTTCTCATAGATGCTTCAGTTGGCGCATTCGAAGCTGGTGTGGATGGTAGCAAGGGACAGACAAAGGAGCATGCACAACTTATCAGAAGCTTTGGTGTTGATCAAATTATAGTTGCCGTGAACAAGATGGATATTGTTGAGTACTCCAAGGATcggtttgatttgattaaacAGAGACTTGGAACATTTCTCCGTTCCTGTGGCTTCAAAGATTCTTTGGTGTCTTGGATTCCACTGAGTGCCATGGAAAATCAGAATTTGGTAGAAGCTCCTTCTGATGTCCGTTTTTCTTCTTG GTACCATGGACCTTACCTGTTGGATGCAATTGATTCCCTCCAACCTCCCACAAGAGAGTTTTCAAAGCCACTGCTCATGCCTATATGTGATGTCATTAAATCTTCTTCACAAGGACAGGTATCTGCTTGTGGTAAATTGGAAGCGGGAGCTCTCCGAAGTGGATTCAAG GTTCTGGTTATGCCTTCGGGAGAATTAGGGACCGTACGCTCTTTAGAACGTGACTCTCAGGCTTGTGTAATTGCGAGAGCTGGAGACAATGTGGCTGTTACTCTGCAAGGCATAGATGGAGGTCATGTGATGGCAGGAGGTGTGCTCTGTCACCCTGGTTTCCCAGTTGCAGTTGCAAAACATTTGGAAATGAAGGTGCTGGTTTTGGATGTTACAACCCCAATTTTAATTGGCTCTCAG TTGGAATTTCACATACACCATGCAAAGGAGGCTGCCAGAGTTGTAAAAATATCGTCATTACTTGATCCCAAGACTGGCAAAGTGGCAAGAAAGGCTCCTCGCTGTCTTACTGCAAAGCAGAACGCCATTGTAGAG GTTGTTTTGCACCAGCCAGTTTGTGTGGAAGAGTTCTCTAATTCCAGAGCCCTTGGGAGGGCATTTTTAAGGGCATTAGGAAGCACTATTGCCGTTGGCATTGTAACCCGGATTATAGAGGAGCAGAAATAG